The following proteins are co-located in the Rattus norvegicus strain BN/NHsdMcwi chromosome X, GRCr8, whole genome shotgun sequence genome:
- the Taf5l2 gene encoding TAF5-like RNA polymerase II p300/CBP-associated factor-associated factor 65 kDa subunit 5L, which translates to MKILRGHCGPVYSTRFLADSSGLLSCSEDMSIRYWDLGSFTNTVLYQGHAYPVWDVDISPYSLYFASGSHDRTARLWSFDRTYPLRIYAGHLADVDCVKFHPNSNYLATGSTDKTVRLWSAQQGNSVRLFTGHRGPVLSLSFSPNGKYLASAGEDQRLELWDLASGTLFKELRGHTDSITSLAFSPDSGLIASASMDNSVRVWDIRSTCCNTPADGSSGELVGVYTGQMSNVLSVQFMACNLLLVTGITQENQEH; encoded by the coding sequence ATGAAGATTCTGCGGGGACACTGTGGCCCAGTGTATAGCACACGGTTCCTCGCGGACAGCTCAGGGCTGCTCTCTTGTTCTGAAGATATGTCCATCAGGTACTGGGACCTGGGGAGCTTCACCAACACTGTGCTGTATCAGGGACATGCCTACCCTGTGTGGGACGTGGACATCAGCCCCTACAGCCTGTACTTTGCCAGTGGGTCCCATGACCGTACCGCCAGGCTGTGGTCTTTTGATCGGACGTACCCGCTGAGGATATATGCGGGGCACCTGGCAGATGTGGACTGTGTCAAATTCCACCCCAACTCAAACTACTTAGCTACTGGCTCCACTGACAAAACTGTTCGTCTATGGAGTGCCCAGCAGGGGAACTCAGTGCGGCTTTTTACAGGTCACCGAGGCCCCgtgctctccctctccttttctcccaatGGTAAGTACTTGGCATCTGCTGGTGAGGACCAGCGGTTAGAGTTGTGGGACTTGGCCTCTGGGACACTTTTTAAAGAACTGAGAGGCCACACGGACAGCATCACCAGTCTGGCCTTTAGCCCGGACAGCGGTCTGATTGCTTCTGCCTCCATGGACAACTCTGTACGCGTCTGGGACATCAGAAGCACGTGCTGCAACACACCAGCTGACGGCTCTTCTGGGGAGCTTGTGGGCGTGTACACTGGGCAGATGAGCAACGTCCTGAGTGTACAGTTCATGGCCTGCAACCTCCTCCTAGTGACTGGAATCACACAAGAGAATCAAGAACATTAA